A genomic segment from Gemmatimonas sp. encodes:
- a CDS encoding transglycosylase SLT domain-containing protein: protein MFVAAAVVFTLAVIVTPDAPTLVVAPTMPFTGMTATAPAAAKAASLPIQPLWRPAGEVLKRSKAVSVAPSLPIGHDAKERERRESLSRLHRIYTYSAKYRIKPELARRIYDAATTAGIEPELGFRLVRVESVFDTRAVSSAGALGLTQLMLGTARDYEPNVTREQLLDPDVNLRIGFKYLRGLIRDYKGDLKLALLVYNRGPVAVQRSLSMGLSPANGYESIITKGYRGRGYLD, encoded by the coding sequence GTGTTCGTAGCGGCAGCTGTCGTGTTTACGCTCGCCGTCATCGTGACCCCCGATGCCCCCACGCTCGTGGTGGCGCCGACCATGCCCTTTACCGGGATGACGGCAACCGCACCGGCGGCTGCCAAGGCCGCCAGCCTGCCGATCCAGCCGCTCTGGCGTCCGGCAGGTGAAGTGCTCAAGCGTTCGAAGGCCGTTTCGGTGGCGCCGTCGCTGCCCATCGGGCACGATGCGAAGGAACGCGAGCGCCGTGAGTCGCTCAGTCGCTTGCATCGCATCTATACATACAGCGCGAAGTACCGCATCAAGCCGGAGCTGGCCCGCCGGATCTATGATGCCGCGACAACCGCCGGTATCGAACCCGAGCTAGGCTTCCGCTTGGTGCGCGTAGAAAGCGTCTTCGATACCCGAGCCGTGAGCTCGGCCGGGGCGTTAGGGCTCACGCAGCTCATGCTCGGCACCGCGCGTGACTACGAGCCCAACGTCACGCGGGAGCAACTGCTCGACCCCGACGTGAACCTCCGCATCGGCTTCAAGTATCTCCGAGGGCTGATTCGCGACTACAAGGGCGATCTCAAGTTGGCCCTCTTGGTGTACAACCGCGGTCCAGTGGCGGTGCAGAGGTCGCTCAGTATGGGCCTAAGCCCCGCGAACGGCTACGAGAGCATCATTACGAAAGGCTACCGCGGCCGTGGGTATTTGGACTGA
- the moaC gene encoding cyclic pyranopterin monophosphate synthase MoaC encodes MSPDKPEVPAREFSHLDAAGNFTMVDVAEKPISVRSALASGSIRMEVNTLKAIRDNTLKKGDVIPVARLAGIQAAKRTADLIPLCHPLPLSGIDVRVNVDESLPGLRVEGFVRTTAQTGVEMEALTAVSVSLLTIYDMAKAIDRTMVISDIVLREKRGGTKGDFTRDP; translated from the coding sequence GTGAGTCCAGACAAGCCGGAAGTGCCCGCGCGCGAGTTTTCGCACCTGGATGCGGCAGGAAATTTCACCATGGTGGATGTGGCTGAGAAGCCAATATCGGTCCGTTCGGCGCTCGCGAGCGGCTCGATTCGAATGGAGGTGAACACACTTAAAGCCATACGTGACAACACGTTAAAAAAAGGCGATGTGATTCCGGTTGCACGACTCGCGGGCATTCAGGCTGCGAAGCGGACCGCCGACCTCATCCCTTTATGCCACCCGCTCCCTTTGTCGGGGATCGACGTCCGGGTTAACGTTGATGAGTCCCTGCCGGGCCTTCGGGTCGAGGGATTCGTCAGGACCACCGCTCAGACGGGGGTGGAGATGGAAGCGTTGACTGCGGTCTCCGTGTCGTTGTTGACGATTTACGACATGGCGAAGGCAATCGACCGGACAATGGTGATCTCCGACATCGTGCTGCGCGAAAAGCGCGGCGGTACGAAGGGGGATTTCACCCGAGATCCGTGA
- a CDS encoding phosphatase PAP2 family protein yields MSPWLIRLDARDRAWFARLALTSGTARSRRQFWTSLTHLGGARASIGLALTQSLLPDGSFALSWRTLCLLGLSHLVVQLIKRSVGRPRPSAGESSGALVLIPDRFSFPSGHACAAMALALGVASAVPALTVPLLIAALLVGFSRVMLGVHYPGDVLMGQAIALISAYPVLG; encoded by the coding sequence ATGAGCCCATGGCTGATTCGACTCGATGCGCGTGACCGCGCCTGGTTCGCCCGCCTTGCCCTGACGTCGGGAACGGCCCGTTCGCGCCGCCAGTTCTGGACCTCCCTCACCCACCTCGGCGGCGCCCGCGCCAGCATCGGTCTCGCGCTCACGCAGTCGCTGCTTCCCGATGGCTCGTTCGCGCTCAGCTGGCGCACGTTGTGTCTGCTCGGGCTGTCGCATCTGGTGGTGCAGCTGATCAAGCGGTCGGTGGGTCGGCCGCGGCCATCGGCCGGTGAATCGTCGGGAGCGTTGGTGCTCATCCCCGATCGGTTCTCCTTCCCGTCTGGACACGCCTGCGCCGCGATGGCCCTCGCGCTCGGCGTCGCGAGCGCGGTACCAGCGCTCACCGTGCCGCTGCTGATCGCGGCGCTGCTGGTGGGGTTCTCCCGCGTGATGCTGGGTGTGCATTACCCTGGCGATGTGCTCATGGGCCAGGCGATTGCGCTGATATCGGCGTACCCGGTACTGGGGTAG
- a CDS encoding transglycosylase SLT domain-containing protein — MKLPFHSASVLLLLATGACGRAGSVAPVTAPTPVAVVPKPATAKTATPAATADRATPDEVVSTVVAVFGDSAVLQRADSANAADDPIWDINVRSYETHDRVEHYVGLFSNSAKERFLSRLSRGTRYEPMIRAKLRASGMPEDLTYLALIESGYDPNAYSRAAAVGMWQFMSGTARGVGMRVDWWMDERRDPARSTDGAIRFLRELQKQFGSLYLAAAAYNGGPGRVARGLTRFASEMDGAEGEDRFFALAEQDYLRAETKNYVPQIIAAALVAKMPARYGLVIDSLPLYGYDSVLVTPGTSLAHIAAASGATKAEVRDLNPAVLRGITPPDASIWARVPVGLADRTRLALDGIPEEERRGYRVASVSGSTSTPAGFADAHGVTVKQLRWFNPTIKTTKKGRLVAGQSLRIPSALAIDFAREIPDPGIERYGGTSSTTLTSRVIHVVKRGESLGAIAKRYGTTVTRLKSLNGIKGSRVIAGQTLRVRSGTTTVSSKWSSVKKSTAKKSRVKKSTAEKSPAKKKPVAKKKAASSKKKTPPKK, encoded by the coding sequence GTGAAACTTCCTTTCCATTCCGCATCGGTCCTGCTGTTACTCGCGACCGGAGCGTGCGGCCGTGCAGGATCGGTCGCTCCCGTCACCGCGCCGACGCCTGTAGCCGTCGTGCCCAAGCCGGCGACGGCGAAGACTGCGACGCCCGCTGCAACGGCCGACCGGGCCACGCCTGACGAAGTGGTGAGCACGGTGGTCGCCGTCTTCGGCGATAGTGCCGTGCTTCAACGTGCCGACTCGGCCAACGCGGCTGACGACCCGATCTGGGACATCAACGTGCGGTCCTACGAAACGCACGATCGGGTCGAGCACTATGTCGGGCTGTTCTCGAACAGTGCGAAGGAGCGTTTCCTCTCGCGTCTCTCACGCGGCACGCGTTACGAGCCGATGATTCGTGCGAAGCTTCGAGCGAGCGGCATGCCGGAGGACTTGACCTATCTCGCCCTCATCGAGAGTGGCTACGATCCGAATGCGTACTCGCGCGCGGCGGCGGTCGGCATGTGGCAGTTCATGAGCGGAACTGCCCGTGGGGTGGGCATGCGCGTGGATTGGTGGATGGACGAGCGCCGCGACCCGGCGCGATCGACCGACGGCGCGATCCGATTTTTGCGCGAACTGCAGAAACAGTTCGGCTCATTGTACCTGGCGGCCGCAGCCTACAACGGCGGCCCAGGTCGCGTCGCGCGTGGCCTCACGCGATTCGCCAGCGAGATGGATGGTGCCGAAGGCGAGGATCGCTTCTTCGCGCTCGCCGAACAGGACTATCTGCGCGCCGAAACCAAGAACTACGTGCCGCAGATCATCGCGGCGGCGCTCGTGGCCAAGATGCCGGCCCGCTACGGGCTGGTGATCGATTCCTTGCCTCTGTATGGGTACGACTCCGTGCTCGTCACCCCGGGCACCAGCCTCGCGCACATCGCGGCGGCCAGCGGTGCCACGAAGGCGGAAGTGCGCGACCTCAATCCGGCCGTGCTGCGGGGCATCACGCCGCCCGACGCCAGCATCTGGGCGCGCGTGCCGGTTGGACTGGCTGATCGCACGCGCCTGGCGCTCGACGGTATTCCCGAGGAGGAACGCCGGGGCTATCGAGTGGCCTCGGTGAGCGGTAGCACCAGTACGCCGGCCGGCTTCGCCGACGCGCATGGCGTAACGGTCAAGCAGCTGCGTTGGTTCAATCCGACCATCAAGACCACGAAGAAGGGGCGCCTGGTCGCCGGGCAATCGCTACGGATTCCCAGCGCCCTGGCGATCGATTTCGCGCGGGAGATCCCGGATCCCGGCATCGAGCGGTACGGCGGCACGTCGTCGACCACGCTGACCTCCCGCGTCATTCACGTGGTGAAGCGGGGCGAGTCGCTGGGGGCGATAGCCAAGCGTTACGGCACCACGGTGACCCGGCTCAAGTCGCTGAACGGCATCAAAGGCTCGCGCGTGATCGCCGGCCAGACGCTGCGGGTGCGTAGTGGCACGACGACCGTATCGAGTAAGTGGTCGTCTGTGAAGAAGTCCACCGCGAAGAAGTCGAGGGTGAAGAAGTCCACCGCCGAGAAGTCGCCGGCGAAGAAGAAGCCCGTCGCCAAAAAGAAGGCGGCGTCCTCCAAGAAGAAGACGCCGCCGAAAAAGTAG
- a CDS encoding histidine kinase: MSLPLLVLAQGDMIQSPPPLLATELAATLLQGAITTGLAALCAHLYVRYRRPWFGWFAVAWSVYVARLLCILSFLLTGERVWLYWHQVTTGWTALVLLWSAIVFLRQPKARPAYLALALFPALWSYVAIYELDHFLWAALPAVLFLSGATLWTGWVFWRHHRIASSTGARLLAISFFLWGLHHLDYPFLRAQGAWTPWGYYLDISFELLVGFGLVLLVLDDLGRGVRALSALSGDLQRRDRTTDPLDALLSRPLALPGVRGTAMYLFDADGADDAAAADVLDGVLTAWREDEPADASLADPTPVASAPATRGRFVRGAGSCASWDNARPDKAVLDALTRMRISRRPQVVAAEGRQPFIAALPVGTGTRLVGALVMAGDVRNPFTALDDDFLLTLGQQVGAALEQSALDRQLATRTKALEQLSARMVRQHEDERRRLSRELHDETAQVFSAVKMQLEALRPLLADGASPRLDRLLSLVDTGIASIRQVTSDLRPSLLDDLGLRPALHSLVTDFTERSGIRATFDAPAGFPPLHPDADLALFRALQEALSNVVRHAQASQVDVLVTVDGQGLVLWVRDDGKGFPIGRNGRIRDAEHRMGLTGMRERIFAIGGDVVIANRSKGAEVRISAPRVAVDLSTTLSTTPTP; the protein is encoded by the coding sequence ATGAGCCTTCCGCTGTTGGTCCTGGCGCAGGGCGACATGATTCAGTCGCCGCCGCCGCTCTTGGCGACGGAGCTGGCGGCGACGCTGCTGCAGGGGGCGATCACCACCGGACTCGCGGCGCTGTGCGCGCACTTGTATGTGCGGTACCGACGTCCATGGTTCGGCTGGTTCGCGGTGGCGTGGAGCGTGTACGTGGCGCGCCTGCTCTGCATTCTCAGTTTTCTGCTCACCGGCGAGCGGGTCTGGCTGTACTGGCACCAAGTCACCACCGGATGGACCGCGCTCGTGTTGCTCTGGTCGGCGATCGTGTTCCTGCGGCAGCCCAAGGCACGACCGGCGTATCTGGCGTTGGCGCTCTTTCCCGCGCTGTGGTCATATGTCGCCATTTATGAACTCGATCATTTCCTCTGGGCCGCATTGCCCGCCGTGTTGTTCCTGAGCGGTGCGACGCTATGGACCGGATGGGTGTTCTGGCGTCATCATCGCATCGCGAGTTCGACTGGCGCGCGCCTGCTCGCCATCTCGTTCTTCCTGTGGGGACTGCATCACCTCGACTATCCGTTCCTGCGGGCGCAGGGCGCGTGGACGCCGTGGGGCTATTACCTCGACATCTCCTTCGAACTGCTGGTCGGGTTCGGCCTGGTGTTGTTGGTGCTTGATGATCTTGGTCGCGGCGTTCGCGCGTTGTCGGCGCTGTCCGGCGACTTGCAGCGTCGTGATCGCACCACCGATCCGCTCGATGCCCTGCTGTCACGCCCGCTTGCGTTGCCGGGCGTACGCGGCACGGCGATGTACCTGTTCGATGCAGACGGGGCCGACGATGCGGCGGCCGCCGACGTGTTGGATGGCGTGCTGACGGCTTGGCGTGAGGATGAGCCGGCCGACGCGTCGTTGGCCGATCCGACGCCCGTCGCCAGCGCGCCGGCCACCCGCGGACGTTTCGTGCGCGGTGCCGGCTCGTGTGCGTCGTGGGACAATGCCCGCCCCGACAAGGCCGTGCTGGACGCGCTGACGCGCATGCGCATCTCGCGGCGCCCGCAAGTCGTGGCGGCGGAAGGGCGTCAGCCGTTCATCGCCGCGCTGCCCGTGGGTACGGGCACGCGGCTCGTCGGCGCGTTGGTGATGGCGGGCGACGTGCGCAATCCGTTTACGGCACTCGACGACGACTTCCTGCTCACGCTCGGTCAACAGGTTGGCGCGGCACTCGAGCAGTCGGCGCTCGACCGTCAGTTGGCCACACGCACGAAGGCGCTCGAACAGCTCTCCGCCCGCATGGTGCGGCAGCATGAAGACGAGCGTCGCCGCCTGTCGCGCGAATTGCACGACGAAACCGCGCAGGTCTTCTCGGCGGTGAAGATGCAGCTCGAGGCCTTGCGCCCGTTGTTGGCCGACGGGGCGTCGCCACGTCTCGATCGCCTGCTGTCGCTGGTCGATACCGGCATCGCAAGCATTCGGCAGGTCACCAGCGATCTGCGCCCGTCGCTGCTCGATGATCTGGGGCTGCGTCCGGCGTTGCATTCGCTGGTCACCGATTTCACGGAGCGGAGCGGGATTCGCGCCACCTTCGATGCGCCGGCTGGGTTTCCGCCGCTGCATCCTGACGCCGATCTGGCGCTGTTCCGCGCCCTGCAGGAAGCGCTGTCGAACGTCGTGCGCCACGCGCAGGCCTCGCAGGTCGATGTGCTGGTGACCGTGGATGGCCAGGGACTCGTCCTGTGGGTCCGCGACGACGGCAAGGGGTTTCCGATCGGCCGCAACGGCCGTATTCGCGACGCCGAGCATCGCATGGGGCTCACCGGCATGCGCGAACGGATCTTCGCCATCGGCGGCGACGTCGTCATCGCCAACCGGAGCAAGGGCGCTGAAGTGCGAATCAGCGCGCCGCGCGTGGCTGTCGACCTTTCAACGACTCTTTCAACGACTCCGACCCCTTGA
- a CDS encoding P1 family peptidase, with protein MTPIMQIFEVGTRFVAVGLALIAVSAPVGAQQRARTMGLAPGVFAPGPNNAITDVAGVRVGHETVTLGDSIRTGVTAIIPHGGDLYRDRVPAALHVGNGFGKLLGVTQLRELGELETPILLTCTLCIWQAGDALAQYMLAKPANANVRSINPVVGETNDGQLNATRARPGIAAAVNRALANADTGRVIEGSVGAGHGTVMFGWKGGIGTSSRKLPASLGGYTVGVIVQGNYGGVLQMAGVPVGQLLGRYAFQRDVERAAGTPPGGGGFGDAGAERGDGSCMIVVATDAPVLSRNLERMGARAVMGLARTGSSASNGSGDYVIAFSTSLRVRRSPDATLSTNDELGNDAMSALFQAVTEATEEALYDALLMATPVSTRAGRVNPLPRDSVRVLLQARGIRAPR; from the coding sequence ATGACTCCGATAATGCAGATTTTTGAGGTAGGTACGCGATTCGTCGCAGTCGGTCTGGCGTTGATCGCCGTTTCCGCACCGGTGGGCGCCCAACAGCGCGCTCGCACGATGGGGTTGGCTCCCGGCGTATTCGCGCCCGGCCCGAATAACGCCATCACCGATGTGGCCGGCGTGCGCGTTGGCCATGAGACGGTGACGCTTGGCGACTCCATCCGCACCGGGGTCACCGCCATCATCCCGCATGGAGGCGACCTCTATCGCGATCGCGTGCCGGCGGCGCTTCATGTGGGCAACGGTTTTGGCAAACTGCTTGGCGTGACCCAGCTGCGCGAATTGGGTGAACTCGAGACCCCGATCCTGCTCACGTGTACGCTGTGTATCTGGCAGGCCGGCGACGCACTCGCGCAGTACATGCTGGCGAAGCCGGCAAACGCCAACGTGCGGTCGATCAATCCGGTCGTGGGTGAAACGAACGATGGGCAACTCAACGCTACGCGAGCGCGGCCGGGTATAGCGGCGGCTGTGAACCGGGCGCTGGCGAACGCGGACACCGGTCGGGTTATCGAAGGCAGCGTGGGCGCCGGGCACGGCACCGTGATGTTCGGCTGGAAGGGCGGCATCGGTACGTCGTCGCGGAAGCTGCCCGCCTCGCTGGGCGGCTACACCGTGGGCGTGATCGTGCAGGGCAATTATGGCGGTGTGCTGCAGATGGCAGGCGTGCCGGTTGGGCAGTTGTTGGGTCGCTACGCCTTTCAGCGCGATGTGGAGCGGGCGGCGGGCACTCCGCCGGGAGGCGGCGGCTTCGGCGACGCTGGTGCTGAGCGGGGGGACGGGTCCTGTATGATTGTAGTCGCAACCGACGCGCCGGTGCTCTCCCGAAACCTCGAGCGGATGGGGGCCCGGGCGGTCATGGGGCTCGCGCGCACGGGCTCCAGCGCGTCCAACGGCTCCGGTGATTATGTGATTGCTTTCTCGACGTCGCTGCGGGTACGCCGTTCGCCCGATGCGACACTCTCCACGAACGACGAACTTGGGAACGACGCCATGTCGGCGCTGTTTCAAGCGGTGACGGAAGCGACGGAGGAAGCGCTCTACGACGCGCTGCTGATGGCGACCCCGGTCTCGACGCGGGCCGGTCGCGTGAACCCACTGCCGCGCGATTCCGTGCGCGTGCTGCTGCAAGCCCGCGGTATTCGCGCCCCTCGATAA
- a CDS encoding response regulator transcription factor, with amino-acid sequence MKRPSEVAAASVRIRVLIADDHALVREGLRYVLDADPGIEVVAEAANGRIAVELALQFAPDVVVLDITMPEETGLHAAARIRDALPSARILMLSMHDQSEYVREGMRIGTHGYLLKDSAGEELRAAIHAVHAGGTFFSPAVVKRLTASEAAPVSAPHAQLEQLTPRERDVLSGVARGLTNKAIAAELGISRRTVEAHRESLMRKLEIHSVAGLTRFALEAGLVADA; translated from the coding sequence GTGAAGCGACCCTCTGAAGTCGCGGCGGCGTCCGTGCGTATCCGTGTCTTGATTGCCGACGATCACGCGCTCGTACGCGAAGGCCTGCGCTATGTGCTCGATGCGGATCCGGGCATCGAAGTGGTGGCCGAAGCCGCCAACGGTCGCATCGCCGTGGAACTCGCGCTGCAGTTCGCACCGGATGTCGTCGTGCTCGACATCACGATGCCCGAAGAAACCGGACTGCATGCGGCGGCGCGTATTCGCGACGCGCTGCCTTCGGCGCGTATCCTCATGCTGAGCATGCACGATCAGTCCGAGTACGTGCGCGAAGGCATGCGCATCGGCACGCACGGCTATCTGTTGAAGGACTCGGCCGGCGAGGAACTGCGGGCCGCGATTCATGCGGTACACGCCGGTGGTACGTTCTTCAGTCCCGCCGTGGTCAAGCGTCTCACCGCGAGCGAAGCGGCACCGGTGTCGGCGCCGCACGCGCAGCTCGAGCAGCTCACACCTCGCGAACGCGATGTGCTGAGCGGCGTGGCCCGTGGACTGACCAATAAGGCGATCGCGGCGGAGCTTGGCATCAGTCGCCGTACCGTGGAAGCGCATCGCGAGAGCTTGATGCGCAAGCTCGAGATTCACAGTGTCGCGGGGCTCACCAGATTCGCACTGGAAGCAGGGTTGGTCGCCGACGCGTGA
- the metX gene encoding homoserine O-acetyltransferase, whose protein sequence is MSTLPSSLLVGRAAVRVPRSSIPSRATNGAAKSGASSWPIRDETITFHDVALERGDRLDRVDVRYRLEGTLNAARDNVVLVVHALTGTTHASDWWRGVIGANAAVDPTKHAVLCANLLGGCDGTTGPSDDDPDALPPFSTRDQATVLARLLDSLGIAAPLLVCGGSLGGMVILEFAASFPARVRSAVVLAAPAAQTAQGIAWNAIMRRAIALGGVREGLALARMVGMLSYRTPEGLERRFGRSRSEHDTFQVRDWLEVHGDKLVSRFDATSYGALIDAMDEHDVGRDRGGLSAALSAVGDRLIGVGIPGDLLYPADSVREWTTAAKATYVELPSVHGHDAFLLEVDRVSAIIAKAIAESVLRHASAAPLAAVTTPPIVTSVTPRVRPLRVALAGCGHVGGSLLELFGERAQQLGNAQPIRVDRVLVRDAERARPALAQAIARGIARPDACITDPTLLLSDDIDVLVEAIGGTTTARTLVETALRRGIRVVTANKALLGERGAALAALARITDTRLDFEGAVCGAIPIVRCVRSGAAGVGITKVSGILNGTSNYVLEKVAEGASLAEAVATAQRLGYAEADPTRDLSGQDAEDKLRILAWMCFGVDPATLNVTRRGIDAETAAWATRVAIEGDRVKLIASCAREGDALVARILPTRITSDDAWARVAGPFNRIVVESETAGSLVFQGPGAGGRATAGAVLADIVAR, encoded by the coding sequence ATGAGCACCCTGCCCTCGAGTCTCCTCGTCGGCCGCGCCGCCGTGCGCGTTCCGCGGTCCTCCATTCCGTCGCGTGCCACGAATGGCGCCGCGAAAAGCGGCGCATCATCGTGGCCGATCCGCGACGAGACGATCACGTTTCACGATGTCGCGCTGGAGCGCGGCGACCGGCTGGACCGCGTCGATGTGCGGTATCGGCTTGAAGGCACACTCAACGCGGCGCGCGACAATGTGGTGCTCGTCGTGCATGCGCTCACGGGCACCACGCACGCGAGCGACTGGTGGAGGGGCGTGATTGGCGCCAACGCCGCCGTCGATCCCACGAAGCATGCGGTGCTCTGCGCGAACCTGCTCGGGGGCTGCGACGGCACCACGGGACCGAGCGATGACGATCCGGACGCGTTGCCACCGTTCAGCACGCGCGATCAGGCCACCGTGCTGGCGCGTCTGCTCGACAGCCTCGGTATCGCGGCGCCGCTACTGGTGTGTGGCGGTTCACTGGGCGGCATGGTGATACTCGAGTTTGCCGCGAGCTTCCCCGCCCGCGTGCGGTCGGCGGTCGTGCTGGCAGCGCCTGCCGCGCAAACGGCACAGGGCATTGCCTGGAACGCGATCATGCGGCGCGCGATTGCGTTGGGCGGCGTGCGTGAAGGACTCGCCCTTGCGCGCATGGTCGGCATGCTCAGCTATCGCACGCCGGAAGGACTCGAGCGTCGCTTCGGGCGGTCGCGCAGCGAACACGATACGTTTCAGGTGCGCGACTGGCTTGAAGTACATGGTGACAAACTCGTCTCGCGCTTCGATGCCACGAGTTACGGCGCGCTCATCGATGCGATGGACGAACATGACGTGGGTCGTGATCGCGGAGGACTCTCGGCCGCCCTCTCGGCCGTCGGCGACCGATTGATCGGCGTGGGTATTCCGGGCGACCTGCTCTATCCCGCCGACAGTGTGCGTGAATGGACGACCGCCGCGAAGGCCACGTACGTGGAGCTGCCCTCCGTTCATGGGCACGATGCGTTCCTGCTCGAAGTGGACCGTGTGTCGGCGATCATCGCCAAGGCGATCGCCGAGTCTGTACTGCGTCACGCATCGGCGGCGCCCCTCGCGGCAGTGACGACGCCGCCAATCGTCACGTCGGTAACGCCGCGCGTACGTCCGTTGCGGGTGGCACTCGCCGGTTGCGGCCATGTCGGCGGCAGCTTGCTTGAGCTGTTCGGGGAACGCGCGCAGCAGCTCGGGAATGCGCAGCCCATTCGCGTCGATCGCGTATTGGTGCGCGATGCCGAACGTGCTCGACCCGCGCTCGCGCAAGCGATTGCGCGGGGCATCGCCAGACCGGATGCCTGCATCACCGACCCGACGCTGTTACTCAGCGACGATATCGATGTGCTGGTGGAAGCGATCGGCGGCACGACTACGGCACGCACGCTGGTGGAGACGGCGCTGCGTCGCGGCATTCGTGTAGTCACCGCTAACAAGGCCCTGCTCGGTGAGCGCGGCGCGGCGCTCGCGGCACTGGCGCGTATCACCGACACGCGTCTCGACTTCGAAGGTGCGGTGTGTGGCGCGATTCCCATCGTGCGGTGTGTGCGCAGCGGTGCGGCCGGCGTGGGCATCACGAAGGTGAGCGGCATTCTGAACGGCACCAGCAATTACGTGCTCGAAAAGGTGGCCGAAGGCGCTTCGTTGGCCGAGGCCGTGGCCACCGCGCAGCGACTGGGTTACGCCGAGGCGGATCCGACGCGCGACCTCTCGGGGCAGGACGCCGAAGACAAGCTGCGCATTCTCGCCTGGATGTGTTTCGGCGTGGATCCGGCCACGCTCAACGTCACTAGGCGCGGTATCGACGCCGAAACCGCCGCGTGGGCCACGCGTGTGGCCATCGAAGGCGATCGCGTCAAACTCATCGCCAGTTGCGCGAGGGAGGGCGATGCGTTGGTCGCGCGCATTCTTCCCACTCGCATTACGAGCGACGATGCGTGGGCGCGTGTGGCAGGGCCGTTCAATCGCATCGTCGTGGAAAGCGAGACGGCCGGATCACTCGTGTTTCAGGGGCCGGGCGCCGGTGGGCGCGCCACGGCGGGGGCGGTGTTGGCCGACATCGTGGCGCGCTAA